One Curtobacterium sp. BH-2-1-1 genomic region harbors:
- a CDS encoding carbohydrate ABC transporter permease, with amino-acid sequence MTSAPTPATAGGGTEPTRASRAAVPGGAVPDLGATTVTQAPGPGRRPRRLTPRSVVLLVFGVLIAVVYLLPFYVAIVNAFKTDQDASLHPLALPVTWTGAAFQTLFENSDFGIWAMNSIIVAVFVTLGRIFFDSLAGYALARLRFPGRQTVFALLIAVMAVPGVVLLIPKFLVINQLGMYDSYSGMIVPLLVDAAGVFIMKNFFESIPVSVEEQAKIDGAGTFRTFWSVVLPMARPAVVTITILSFQGSWNELAHFIVSTSSPDLTTLTKGVASLASGALSAGNQFPVKLAAAFVMTIPVAVAFFVFQKRIMNGSDGAVKE; translated from the coding sequence ATGACCAGCGCACCCACCCCGGCGACCGCAGGCGGCGGGACCGAGCCGACCCGCGCCTCCAGGGCGGCAGTGCCAGGAGGCGCGGTGCCGGACCTCGGCGCCACCACCGTCACGCAGGCACCCGGCCCGGGCCGGCGGCCACGTCGGCTCACGCCGCGGAGCGTGGTGCTGCTGGTGTTCGGCGTCCTGATCGCCGTCGTCTACCTGCTGCCGTTCTACGTCGCGATCGTGAACGCGTTCAAGACCGACCAGGACGCCTCCCTGCACCCGCTGGCGCTCCCCGTCACCTGGACCGGCGCGGCGTTCCAGACCCTCTTCGAGAACTCCGACTTCGGGATCTGGGCGATGAACTCGATCATCGTCGCGGTCTTCGTCACGCTCGGCCGGATCTTCTTCGACTCCCTCGCCGGGTACGCGTTGGCGCGACTGCGGTTCCCGGGTCGCCAGACCGTCTTCGCCCTGCTCATCGCCGTCATGGCGGTGCCGGGCGTGGTTCTGCTCATCCCGAAGTTCCTCGTGATCAACCAGCTCGGCATGTACGACTCGTACTCGGGCATGATCGTGCCGTTGCTCGTGGACGCCGCCGGGGTGTTCATCATGAAGAACTTCTTCGAATCGATCCCGGTGAGCGTCGAGGAGCAGGCGAAGATCGACGGTGCCGGCACGTTCCGGACCTTCTGGTCGGTCGTGCTCCCGATGGCGCGTCCGGCCGTCGTGACGATCACCATCCTGTCGTTCCAGGGCTCGTGGAACGAGCTCGCGCACTTCATCGTGTCGACCTCGTCGCCCGACCTCACCACGCTCACGAAGGGCGTCGCATCACTGGCGTCGGGCGCGCTGAGCGCCGGGAACCAGTTCCCGGTCAAGCTCGCGGCGGCCTTCGTCATGACCATCCCCGTGGCGGTCGCGTTCTTCGTGTTCCAGAAGCGCATCATGAACGGCAGCGACGGGGCGGTCAAGGAATGA
- a CDS encoding Type 1 glutamine amidotransferase-like domain-containing protein — protein MTATEPTILATCGGLVGGEWDDSAYGPLLFEAVRLARVPAGRPPRVLHVNTAGGDQRTVEGAELAAARTAGVEASHLRFFPRRNVPSLRDAVLGADVVWVSGGSVVNLLAVWRAHGLDEVLREAWGAGVVLAGGSAGALCWHTGGVTQSHGPQPSVLADGLGFVSGSLGVHTDSDPHRSPVFRAAVAAGDLPAGIELDEGVGVVHRGRSATFVEAVTDHDGGGAVRITRAPGDPTGIRAEPLPVRRLPDAPRSLPSWTPSAWTPSPEPVDEEAP, from the coding sequence GTGACCGCCACCGAACCCACGATCCTGGCCACCTGCGGCGGTCTGGTCGGCGGCGAGTGGGACGACTCGGCCTACGGTCCGCTCCTGTTCGAGGCCGTCCGGCTCGCCCGCGTCCCCGCCGGTCGGCCGCCACGCGTGTTGCACGTGAACACCGCCGGCGGCGACCAGCGGACCGTCGAGGGGGCAGAGCTCGCAGCGGCCCGTACGGCCGGTGTCGAGGCGTCGCACCTGCGGTTCTTCCCGAGACGGAACGTGCCGTCCCTGCGCGACGCCGTCCTCGGTGCGGACGTCGTCTGGGTCTCGGGCGGCTCCGTGGTCAACCTCCTCGCCGTGTGGCGTGCCCACGGTCTCGACGAGGTCCTGCGTGAGGCCTGGGGAGCCGGGGTGGTGCTCGCCGGTGGTTCGGCCGGCGCGCTCTGCTGGCACACCGGCGGCGTCACGCAGAGCCACGGCCCGCAGCCGTCGGTCCTCGCCGACGGACTCGGCTTCGTGTCCGGCTCGCTCGGTGTCCACACCGACTCGGACCCGCACCGGTCGCCGGTCTTCCGGGCAGCCGTCGCGGCGGGGGACCTCCCGGCGGGCATCGAGCTCGACGAGGGCGTCGGTGTCGTCCACCGTGGGCGCTCGGCCACGTTCGTCGAAGCCGTCACCGACCACGACGGAGGCGGCGCGGTGCGGATCACCCGTGCCCCCGGCGACCCGACCGGCATCCGTGCCGAGCCCCTGCCCGTGCGTCGCCTGCCGGACGCACCCCGATCCCTACCGAGCTGGACACCCAGCGCCTGGACCCCGTCCCCCGAACCCGTCGACGAGGAAGCCCCATGA
- a CDS encoding carbohydrate ABC transporter permease, which produces MSRKNRAEAVSGWLFTAPTIIVLGLFLAVPVVMAAWVSVSDWRGVGSPFSSDVSFVGGQNYAKILGGGGLDEQNFGTALRNNLWYVVFVVPLQTAVALGLALLVSGRALRGRGFFRTAFYFPSVTSSVAITVLWLFLFSSTGAVNKIISWAGINGPNWFNEPTGLFHLGAGTPPAFLADHTMLGISWWEWLAGPSVAMTAFILLAVFTTSGTFMLLFIAALQNLSPEVDEAAMIDGAGSWTRFWRVTLPQLRPTLFTVLTLGLIGTWQVFDQIYTGTKGAPANTTLTPAFLSYTSAFQSQQWGVGAAIAFILFGIIVVFTLLQRWALRDRPVSRRRMRWIEKGSTR; this is translated from the coding sequence GTGTCCCGGAAGAACCGTGCCGAAGCCGTCTCGGGCTGGCTGTTCACCGCGCCGACGATCATCGTCCTCGGCCTGTTCCTCGCCGTGCCGGTGGTCATGGCGGCCTGGGTCAGCGTGTCCGACTGGCGGGGTGTCGGCAGCCCGTTCTCGTCCGACGTCTCCTTCGTCGGCGGGCAGAACTACGCCAAGATCCTCGGCGGCGGGGGCCTCGACGAGCAGAACTTCGGCACCGCGCTGCGGAACAACCTCTGGTACGTCGTGTTCGTCGTCCCGCTGCAGACCGCCGTGGCGCTCGGGCTCGCCCTGCTCGTCAGCGGTCGGGCACTGCGCGGGCGCGGGTTCTTCCGGACCGCGTTCTACTTCCCCTCGGTGACGAGCTCGGTCGCCATCACCGTCCTCTGGCTGTTCCTGTTCTCGTCGACGGGAGCCGTCAACAAGATCATCAGCTGGGCGGGGATCAACGGACCGAACTGGTTCAACGAGCCCACCGGCCTGTTCCACCTCGGCGCAGGCACACCACCGGCCTTCCTCGCCGACCACACGATGCTCGGCATCTCGTGGTGGGAGTGGCTCGCGGGTCCGTCGGTCGCGATGACCGCGTTCATCCTGCTCGCGGTGTTCACGACGAGCGGCACCTTCATGCTGCTGTTCATCGCGGCGCTGCAGAACCTCTCGCCGGAGGTCGACGAGGCGGCGATGATCGACGGCGCCGGGTCCTGGACGCGGTTCTGGCGGGTCACCCTGCCGCAGCTTCGCCCGACGCTCTTCACGGTGCTGACGCTCGGGCTGATCGGGACGTGGCAGGTCTTCGACCAGATCTACACGGGCACGAAGGGCGCCCCGGCGAACACGACGCTCACGCCGGCGTTCCTGTCGTACACGTCCGCGTTCCAGAGCCAGCAGTGGGGCGTCGGCGCAGCCATCGCCTTCATCCTGTTCGGCATCATCGTCGTCTTCACGCTGCTGCAGCGGTGGGCGCTGCGCGACCGCCCGGTGTCCCGCCGTCGGATGCGGTGGATCGAGAAGGGGAGCACACGATGA
- a CDS encoding extracellular solute-binding protein codes for MQRRTARMLTAGAMALTAALTLSACGSGFSSSGGNGSGGGAAKLTSSDDPLTVLIGSSGDAETAAVKSAAAAWSKSSGTDATVQPANNLDQQLAQGFAAGKPADVFYVSTSSLAGYAANGSLLAYGDQLEDTSDFYPTLTKSFTVDDQLYCAPKDFSTLALFINTKDWKAAGLTDSDVPTTWDQLRTVSEKLTRDGRVGLTTSPQIERLGAFMTQAGGALTNSAQTKATVDSAANVEALDYVKGLLDDGSMKFSSDLGESWGGDAFGKDKAAMTIEGNWLTGAMSSSYPSVDYKVVALPKGPKGAGTLQFTNCWGIAKDSPNQKAALSFVEKMTSTDQQLAFAKAFGVMPSVESAAGTWKQEYPQYAAFLDQADAAQGLPNASGTADVIADFDSKLGSLRTTDTKTLLEGVQKNMAAALKG; via the coding sequence ATGCAACGACGCACAGCACGCATGCTGACCGCGGGAGCGATGGCGCTCACCGCAGCTCTGACCCTCTCCGCCTGTGGCTCCGGCTTCTCGAGCTCGGGCGGCAACGGTTCCGGCGGTGGCGCCGCGAAGCTCACCTCGAGCGACGACCCCCTCACCGTCCTCATCGGCTCGTCGGGTGACGCCGAGACCGCCGCCGTGAAGAGCGCCGCCGCCGCGTGGTCGAAGTCCTCGGGCACCGACGCGACGGTGCAGCCGGCGAACAACCTCGACCAGCAGCTCGCCCAGGGCTTCGCGGCCGGCAAGCCCGCCGACGTGTTCTACGTCAGCACGTCGTCCCTCGCCGGGTACGCCGCGAACGGCTCGCTGTTGGCCTACGGCGACCAGCTCGAGGACACGAGCGACTTCTACCCGACGCTCACGAAGTCGTTCACCGTGGACGACCAGCTCTACTGCGCGCCGAAGGACTTCTCCACCCTCGCGCTGTTCATCAACACGAAGGACTGGAAGGCCGCCGGGCTGACCGACAGCGACGTCCCGACCACCTGGGACCAGTTGCGGACGGTCTCCGAGAAGCTCACCCGCGACGGACGGGTCGGACTCACGACCAGCCCGCAGATCGAGCGTCTCGGGGCGTTCATGACCCAGGCCGGCGGTGCCCTGACGAACAGCGCCCAGACGAAGGCGACGGTCGACTCGGCCGCGAACGTCGAGGCCCTCGACTACGTGAAGGGCCTGCTCGACGACGGCTCGATGAAGTTCTCGAGCGACCTCGGCGAGAGCTGGGGAGGTGACGCGTTCGGCAAGGACAAGGCCGCGATGACCATCGAGGGCAACTGGCTCACCGGGGCGATGTCGTCGAGCTACCCGAGCGTGGACTACAAGGTCGTCGCCCTGCCGAAGGGCCCCAAGGGTGCCGGCACGCTGCAGTTCACGAACTGCTGGGGCATCGCGAAGGACTCCCCGAACCAGAAGGCAGCGCTGTCCTTCGTCGAGAAGATGACGAGCACCGACCAGCAGCTCGCCTTCGCGAAGGCGTTCGGTGTGATGCCCTCGGTCGAGTCGGCCGCCGGCACCTGGAAGCAGGAGTACCCGCAGTACGCCGCGTTCCTCGACCAGGCGGACGCCGCCCAGGGCCTGCCGAACGCGTCCGGGACCGCCGACGTGATCGCCGACTTCGACTCGAAGCTCGGCAGCCTCAGGACGACCGACACCAAGACCCTGCTCGAGGGCGTCCAGAAGAACATGGCCGCCGCGCTGAAGGGCTGA